The Bacteroidota bacterium genome has a segment encoding these proteins:
- a CDS encoding iron-sulfur cluster assembly protein produces the protein MDPFEPLDSPLDREQDFGPIGAQVVEVLKGIYDPEIPVPIWDLGLIYLIDVDDSNEVYIKMTLTAPNCPAAESMPAEVQEKVSHIPEVRGCKVDITFAPPYHPDYMTPEAKMTLGFM, from the coding sequence ATGGATCCTTTCGAACCGCTCGACTCGCCGCTCGACCGCGAGCAGGACTTCGGCCCCATCGGGGCGCAGGTCGTGGAGGTGCTCAAGGGCATCTACGACCCCGAAATTCCGGTGCCGATCTGGGACCTCGGGCTGATCTACCTCATCGACGTGGACGACAGCAACGAGGTCTACATCAAGATGACGCTTACGGCCCCGAACTGCCCCGCCGCCGAGAGTATGCCCGCCGAGGTGCAGGAGAAGGTCTCCCACATCCCCGAGGTGCGCGGCTGCAAGGTGGACATCACCTTCGCCCCGCCCTACCACCCGGACTACATGACCCCCGAGGCGAAGATGACGCTAGGGTTCATGTAA
- the sufB gene encoding Fe-S cluster assembly protein SufB yields MPTYTEHDLIADIEKEEGGYKYGFVTETDADTIPEGLSEDVVRLISEKKGEPEWMLEWRLKAYRHVLKLLEDDAHYPRWAHLDYTEPDFQAISYYSAPGKKPKYNSLDEVDPELLETFERLGISLVEQKRLVGIEEETVPVAVDVVMDSVSVATTFKEELARQGIIFCSLGEAIADHPELVQEYLGSVVPYTDNFYAALNSAVFSDGSFCYIPKGVRCPMELSTYFRINEAGTGQFERTLIICEDGGYVSYLEGCTAPMRDENQLHAAVVEIVAKPDAEVKYSTIQNWYPGDEDGVGGIYNFVTKRGICEDRAKISWTQLETGSAVTWKYPSVILKGDDSVGEFYSVAFTKGAQQADTGTKMIHLGKRTKSTIISKGVSAGTSNNSYRGLVKINKKAEGARNFSQCDSLLLGDQCGAHTFPYIEINNSTAKVEHEATTSKVGEDQMFYCQQRGISEQDALNLIVNGFAKQILAKLPMEFAVEAQKLLSIQLEGSVG; encoded by the coding sequence TACAAGTATGGTTTCGTCACCGAGACCGACGCCGACACGATCCCGGAGGGCCTCAGCGAAGACGTGGTCCGCCTGATCTCTGAGAAGAAGGGCGAACCCGAGTGGATGCTCGAGTGGCGCCTCAAAGCCTACCGCCACGTTCTGAAGCTCCTCGAAGACGACGCCCACTACCCCCGCTGGGCCCACCTCGACTACACCGAGCCGGACTTCCAGGCGATCTCCTACTACTCCGCCCCCGGCAAGAAGCCGAAGTACAACTCGCTCGACGAGGTCGACCCCGAACTCCTGGAGACCTTCGAGCGGCTCGGCATCTCGCTCGTGGAGCAGAAGCGGCTCGTCGGGATCGAAGAAGAGACCGTGCCGGTTGCGGTCGACGTGGTGATGGACTCCGTCTCGGTCGCGACGACGTTCAAGGAAGAACTCGCCCGGCAGGGGATCATCTTCTGCTCGCTCGGCGAGGCCATCGCGGACCACCCCGAGCTCGTGCAGGAGTACCTCGGGTCGGTCGTGCCGTACACGGACAACTTCTACGCCGCGCTCAACTCGGCCGTCTTCTCGGACGGCTCGTTCTGCTACATCCCGAAGGGCGTCCGCTGCCCGATGGAGCTCTCGACCTACTTCCGCATCAACGAGGCCGGGACGGGCCAGTTCGAGCGGACCCTCATCATCTGCGAGGACGGTGGCTACGTCTCCTACCTCGAAGGCTGCACGGCCCCGATGCGCGACGAGAACCAGCTCCACGCGGCCGTCGTCGAGATCGTCGCCAAGCCCGACGCGGAGGTCAAGTACTCGACGATTCAGAACTGGTACCCGGGCGACGAGGACGGCGTCGGCGGCATCTACAACTTCGTCACCAAGCGCGGCATCTGCGAGGACCGCGCCAAGATCAGTTGGACTCAGCTCGAGACCGGCTCGGCGGTGACGTGGAAGTACCCGAGTGTGATTCTCAAGGGCGACGACTCCGTCGGCGAGTTCTACTCGGTGGCCTTCACGAAGGGCGCGCAGCAGGCCGACACGGGGACCAAGATGATCCACCTCGGCAAGCGCACCAAGAGCACGATCATCTCGAAGGGCGTCTCGGCCGGGACCTCGAACAACTCGTACCGCGGCCTCGTCAAGATCAACAAGAAGGCCGAGGGCGCGCGCAACTTCTCGCAGTGCGACTCCCTCCTCTTGGGCGACCAGTGCGGCGCGCACACCTTCCCCTACATCGAGATCAACAACTCGACGGCGAAGGTAGAGCACGAGGCGACGACCTCGAAGGTGGGCGAGGACCAGATGTTCTACTGCCAGCAGCGTGGCATCTCGGAGCAGGACGCGCTCAACCTCATCGTCAACGGCTTCGCCAAGCAGATCCTGGCCAAGCTCCCGATGGAGTTCGCCGTCGAGGCCCAGAAGCTCCTCTCGATCCAACTCGAAGGGTCGGTCGGCTAA
- the sufD gene encoding Fe-S cluster assembly protein SufD, whose protein sequence is MIDTLEPTPTLEKDFTFTERIAAAHEHAALHTNGHPEAFRDLRERARAAFDALGIPGRKDEAWKYTNIERALRHDYALLDPDAAAVSAEDVADLRIEGLDASTLVVVNGVVDLGLSDLGALPDGVTVGSLREAGESVHAQAVQRAFGQYANAEEDAFIALNTSFELDGVFLQVERGVTVERPVQIIHVTDADRDAFVQTRNLYLFGENCEALVVETYHSAGGAKTFGNRVSEIVVEREARASVLQLQTEGADASQVNTLQVYQEEKSYFAAHTYTLGGALVRNNINAVPNGEHCETHLYGLYILDGQQHVDNHTLVDHAKPNCFSNELYRGIVDDRSTGVFNGKVFVRRDAQQTNAYQSSQGVVLSDSASHHSKPELEIYADDVKCSHGSTTGEVEPEHVFYLRSRGLSEQQAKSLLLYAFAHDIVTELPHEALRTYLDDLIEVRLNAQLLRD, encoded by the coding sequence ATGATCGACACGCTGGAACCCACTCCCACTTTGGAAAAAGACTTCACCTTCACCGAGCGCATCGCTGCGGCGCACGAGCACGCGGCGCTGCACACCAACGGCCACCCCGAAGCCTTCCGCGACCTCCGCGAGCGTGCCCGCGCGGCGTTCGACGCCCTGGGCATTCCGGGCCGCAAGGACGAGGCCTGGAAGTACACCAACATCGAGCGGGCGCTCCGGCACGACTACGCGCTCCTCGACCCGGACGCCGCAGCGGTCAGCGCCGAAGACGTAGCCGACCTCCGCATCGAAGGCCTCGACGCGAGCACGCTCGTCGTCGTCAACGGCGTCGTGGACCTCGGGCTCTCCGACCTCGGCGCGTTGCCGGACGGCGTGACGGTCGGCAGCCTCCGCGAGGCGGGCGAGAGCGTGCATGCGCAGGCCGTGCAGCGCGCCTTCGGGCAGTACGCGAACGCCGAGGAGGACGCTTTCATCGCGCTCAACACCTCGTTCGAACTCGACGGCGTCTTCCTCCAGGTCGAGCGCGGCGTGACGGTCGAGCGGCCGGTCCAGATTATCCACGTCACCGACGCCGACCGCGACGCGTTCGTGCAGACGCGCAACCTCTACCTGTTCGGCGAGAACTGCGAGGCGCTCGTCGTCGAGACCTACCACTCGGCGGGCGGGGCCAAGACGTTCGGCAACCGGGTCTCGGAGATCGTCGTCGAGCGCGAGGCGCGCGCGAGCGTGCTCCAGCTCCAGACCGAGGGCGCGGACGCCTCGCAGGTCAACACGCTCCAGGTCTACCAGGAGGAGAAGAGCTACTTCGCCGCGCACACCTATACGCTCGGCGGCGCGCTCGTGCGCAACAACATCAACGCCGTTCCCAACGGCGAGCACTGCGAGACCCACCTCTACGGCCTCTACATCCTCGACGGCCAGCAGCACGTCGACAACCACACGCTCGTCGACCACGCCAAGCCGAACTGCTTCTCGAACGAACTCTACCGCGGGATCGTCGACGACCGCTCGACGGGCGTCTTCAACGGCAAGGTCTTCGTCCGGCGCGATGCGCAGCAGACGAACGCCTACCAGTCCAGCCAGGGCGTGGTGCTGAGCGACAGCGCGAGCCACCACTCGAAGCCCGAGCTCGAGATCTACGCCGACGACGTGAAGTGCTCGCACGGCTCGACGACCGGCGAGGTGGAGCCGGAGCACGTCTTCTACCTCCGCAGCCGGGGCCTGAGCGAGCAGCAGGCGAAGTCCCTCCTGCTCTACGCCTTCGCGCACGACATCGTCACCGAGCTCCCGCACGAGGCGCTCCGCACCTACCTCGACGACCTCATCGAGGTCCGCCTCAACGCACAACTGTTGAGGGATTGA